The Novosphingobium terrae genome has a window encoding:
- a CDS encoding putative bifunctional diguanylate cyclase/phosphodiesterase has protein sequence MLASLFQQISRSPDAMLKEQYAHLRAQIPLMYVLMLVNACFLAAATYGEVPKLSGLGVPALLCTVILARIGVWLARRRRQPGPAQIRRYLYSTTVAGAALSAAFGGWGLLLLQEAPAVRSTAIALYVFVGAICACYCLQALPLAGWLVLLCGALPITIRLLLSHDWYAMGIGWTFILAAGILLKTLANSYSAFKELLQSRTEMGSLIVALEQSQEHYRHSVDLNPQIPWLADPEGRLTELSPRWSAITGMPVQDALGIGWASALHPEDLPAVQQVWTHALTSGDGSHADVRYRLRQWDGGWRWYRARAFPRHDSSGRILCWYGSLDDIEEQVLAEKALQDSEERYRLASLASNDIIMDIALDRDHIDWGGATATIFGHDVIVGGTSRRWWIKRIHPDDRPMVLARLRRISHPVPSEEALLHWRQEFRFQAADRTYLNLIARGHVVRDRLGDAIRLIGTLQDVTARKRDEDRLRWAAHHDPLTQLPNRVLFAESLDRALAEARLNRRHVGLIVLDVDRFKAVNDSLGHDAGDGLLREVAARLTRYAPFSATVARLGGDEFAIILPDLPSPEARTRIAERLAARVAGPMVYEGRQIDVSLSIGSAVAFDDGESPEELHKSADLALYAAKNEGLGQLRLFSGTLRKAAARRSQMLADARTTLREDGIVPFYQPKVSLSTGACVGFEALLRWHARGLQSPGGIQAAFDDPGLAVQLTDRMLDRVVADMASWQRRGIAFHSVAVNGSAGDFMRGDFAERILGRLRRAGLPPSSIELEVTETVFLGQLVENVSSALGTLSRAGVSIALDDFGTGYASLTHLKQFPVDSLKIDRSFVERLGMVETEDAAIVGAVIDLGRNLGIRTVAEGIETAEQLSHLAAKGCDIGQGFLLGRPMAAPQVVEALTHWDMTRVATLCASADWAEAVRSTHQDRFA, from the coding sequence ATGCTTGCCAGCCTGTTTCAGCAGATTTCCAGAAGCCCGGATGCGATGCTCAAGGAGCAATACGCCCATCTGCGCGCCCAGATTCCGTTGATGTATGTGCTGATGCTGGTCAATGCCTGCTTTCTGGCGGCGGCCACCTATGGCGAGGTGCCCAAGCTGTCCGGCCTTGGCGTGCCCGCGCTGCTCTGCACGGTCATTCTGGCGCGCATCGGCGTCTGGCTGGCGCGTCGGCGCAGGCAGCCCGGCCCGGCGCAGATCCGCCGCTATCTTTATAGCACCACCGTGGCAGGGGCGGCGCTCAGCGCGGCCTTCGGCGGCTGGGGCCTGCTGCTGCTGCAAGAGGCACCCGCGGTGCGCAGCACGGCCATTGCGCTCTACGTCTTCGTGGGGGCCATCTGCGCCTGCTATTGTCTTCAGGCCCTGCCGCTGGCGGGCTGGCTGGTGCTGCTGTGCGGCGCCTTGCCGATCACCATCCGCCTGCTGCTCTCGCATGACTGGTACGCCATGGGCATCGGCTGGACCTTCATTCTGGCCGCCGGCATCCTGCTCAAGACGCTGGCGAACAGCTATTCCGCCTTCAAGGAGCTGCTGCAGTCGCGAACCGAGATGGGCTCGCTGATCGTCGCGCTGGAACAGAGCCAGGAGCATTATCGCCATTCGGTCGATCTCAACCCGCAGATCCCCTGGCTGGCCGACCCCGAGGGGCGCCTTACCGAACTGAGCCCGCGCTGGTCGGCGATCACCGGCATGCCGGTTCAGGATGCGCTGGGCATCGGCTGGGCCAGCGCGCTCCATCCCGAGGATCTGCCCGCCGTCCAGCAGGTGTGGACCCATGCTCTGACCTCGGGTGACGGCAGCCACGCCGATGTGCGCTATCGCCTGCGCCAATGGGATGGCGGCTGGCGCTGGTATCGCGCGCGTGCTTTCCCCCGCCATGATTCCTCGGGCAGGATTCTCTGCTGGTACGGCAGCCTTGACGATATCGAGGAGCAGGTGCTGGCCGAAAAGGCCCTGCAGGACAGTGAGGAACGCTATCGCCTCGCCTCGTTGGCCTCCAATGACATCATCATGGATATCGCGCTCGACCGCGACCATATCGACTGGGGCGGCGCCACCGCGACGATCTTCGGCCATGATGTGATCGTGGGCGGCACCTCGCGCCGCTGGTGGATCAAGCGCATCCACCCGGATGACCGCCCGATGGTGCTGGCCCGACTGCGCCGCATCTCGCATCCCGTGCCCAGTGAGGAAGCGCTGTTGCACTGGCGGCAGGAGTTCCGCTTTCAGGCTGCCGACCGCACCTATCTCAATCTGATCGCGCGCGGGCATGTGGTGCGTGACAGGCTGGGCGATGCCATCCGCCTGATCGGCACGCTTCAGGATGTGACCGCGCGCAAGCGCGATGAGGACCGGCTGCGCTGGGCCGCCCATCACGATCCGCTGACCCAATTGCCCAACCGCGTGCTTTTCGCCGAAAGTCTGGACAGGGCGCTGGCCGAGGCACGGCTCAACCGGCGACATGTCGGGCTGATCGTGCTGGATGTCGACCGCTTCAAGGCGGTGAATGACAGTCTGGGCCATGATGCGGGCGACGGTCTGCTGCGCGAGGTGGCGGCGCGGCTGACGCGCTATGCGCCTTTTTCGGCCACGGTGGCGCGGCTGGGGGGCGATGAATTCGCCATCATCCTGCCCGATCTGCCCAGCCCCGAGGCGCGCACCCGCATTGCCGAAAGGCTGGCGGCGCGGGTGGCCGGGCCGATGGTCTATGAGGGGCGGCAGATCGATGTGAGCCTGAGCATCGGCTCGGCGGTGGCCTTCGATGATGGCGAGTCCCCCGAGGAGCTGCACAAGAGCGCCGATCTGGCCCTCTATGCCGCCAAGAACGAGGGGCTGGGGCAGCTGCGCCTGTTCAGCGGCACCTTGCGCAAGGCCGCCGCGCGCCGCAGCCAGATGCTGGCCGATGCGCGCACCACCCTGCGCGAGGATGGCATCGTGCCGTTCTACCAGCCCAAGGTCAGCCTGAGCACCGGCGCCTGTGTCGGCTTCGAGGCCTTGCTGCGCTGGCATGCGCGGGGGCTGCAATCGCCCGGCGGCATTCAGGCCGCTTTTGACGATCCGGGCCTTGCGGTGCAGCTGACCGACCGCATGCTGGACCGCGTGGTGGCCGATATGGCCAGCTGGCAGCGCCGAGGCATCGCCTTTCACAGCGTGGCGGTGAACGGCTCGGCGGGTGATTTCATGCGCGGCGATTTCGCCGAGCGCATTCTGGGCCGCCTGCGCCGCGCGGGCCTGCCGCCCTCAAGCATCGAGCTGGAGGTGACCGAAACGGTCTTCCTCGGCCAGCTGGTGGAGAATGTCAGTTCGGCGCTGGGCACCTTGTCACGCGCGGGCGTGTCGATTGCGCTCGATGATTTCGGGACGGGTTATGCCTCGCTGACGCATCTGAAGCAGTTCCCGGTGGACTCGCTCAAGATCGACCGCTCCTTCGTGGAGCGGCTGGGCATGGTGGAAACCGAGGATGCCGCCATCGTCGGCGCGGTGATCGATCTGGGTCGCAATCTGGGCATCCGTACCGTGGCCGAGGGGATCGAAACCGCCGAACAGCTCTCCCATCTGGCGGCCAAGGGCTGCGACATCGGGCAGGGGTTTTTGCTGGGGCGGCCCATGGCGGCGCCTCAGGTGGTGGAGGCGCTGACCCATTGGGATATGACCCGCGTGGCCACGCTGTGCGCCTCGGCGGACTGGGCCGAAGCGGTGCGAAGTACCCATCAGGATAGATTCGCCTGA
- a CDS encoding LuxR C-terminal-related transcriptional regulator, which translates to MTMTILIADDHPLFRQALTLAASRVVPGARIVEAGTLAAAARAAQEAQDLKLIMLDLKMPGAVGYSGIALLHAERPEVPILVISSAEGQAAADEARAFGAMAFLSKHADLDQIESTITRILGGQTVPTAARSGESMPAGDIENIRREVAGLTPTQLKVLLAVLDGQLNKQIAFQLGITESTVKAHMTAIMRKLDVRNRTQAALVARSLGLDLAH; encoded by the coding sequence GTGACGATGACGATCCTGATTGCCGACGACCATCCGCTGTTCCGCCAGGCGCTGACGCTGGCGGCCAGCCGCGTGGTGCCCGGCGCGCGCATCGTCGAGGCCGGGACGCTGGCCGCCGCCGCCCGCGCGGCGCAAGAGGCACAGGATCTGAAACTCATCATGCTGGACCTGAAAATGCCCGGCGCGGTGGGCTATTCGGGCATCGCCCTGCTCCATGCCGAAAGGCCCGAGGTGCCGATCCTGGTGATCTCCAGCGCGGAAGGGCAAGCCGCCGCCGATGAGGCGCGGGCCTTTGGCGCCATGGCTTTCCTGTCGAAGCACGCCGATCTCGATCAGATCGAAAGCACCATCACCCGCATTCTGGGCGGCCAGACCGTACCAACCGCCGCGCGTTCCGGCGAAAGTATGCCTGCCGGCGATATCGAGAACATCCGTCGCGAGGTCGCCGGCCTCACCCCCACGCAGCTCAAGGTGCTGCTGGCGGTGCTGGATGGCCAGCTCAATAAGCAGATCGCCTTTCAGCTGGGCATCACCGAAAGCACGGTGAAAGCGCATATGACCGCGATCATGCGCAAGCTGGATGTGCGCAACCGCACGCAGGCGGCGCTGGTGGCGCGTTCGCTAGGGCTCGATCTCGCTCACTGA
- a CDS encoding glycosyltransferase family 4 protein gives MKIAIVTDAWFPQVNGVVRTLAATVAELHKRGHEVELITPERFLTVALPGYSQIRVAISPRFSARRMLDGFGPDLVHIATEGPIGWSARGWCQARGVPFTTAFHTRFPEYLSVRTGISAERFWPIMQRFHAPSKGVMVATPSLARELEARGIGPTRPWSRGIDQELFTPVGETLPELADLPRPILLNVGRVAPEKNLEAFLDLKSEGTKVVVGDGPALAEMRRLYPHVVFLGALAGEKLAAAYRSADAFVFPSRTDTFGLVIIEALACGLPVAAYPVPGPLDILGEQGRGVDHDFPATVAALDDDLEVAVARALRLDRQAAGIFARRYTWPRATDQFLAAVAQAAHDHKAQAVPELV, from the coding sequence ATGAAGATTGCCATCGTCACCGATGCCTGGTTCCCGCAGGTGAACGGCGTGGTGCGCACTTTGGCCGCCACTGTCGCCGAGCTGCACAAGCGCGGCCATGAGGTGGAGCTGATCACGCCCGAGCGCTTTCTCACCGTGGCGCTGCCGGGCTACAGCCAGATCCGCGTGGCGATTTCCCCGCGTTTTTCGGCGCGGCGCATGCTCGATGGTTTCGGCCCCGATCTGGTGCATATCGCCACCGAAGGCCCCATCGGCTGGAGCGCGCGCGGCTGGTGTCAGGCGCGCGGTGTGCCCTTCACCACGGCGTTCCACACCCGCTTCCCGGAATATCTCTCGGTCCGCACCGGCATCAGCGCCGAGCGTTTCTGGCCGATCATGCAGCGCTTCCATGCGCCGAGCAAAGGCGTGATGGTCGCAACGCCCAGCCTTGCCCGCGAGTTGGAAGCGCGCGGCATCGGCCCGACGCGCCCATGGAGCCGGGGCATCGATCAGGAGTTGTTCACGCCTGTGGGCGAGACGCTGCCCGAACTGGCCGATCTGCCGCGCCCGATCCTGCTCAATGTGGGCCGGGTGGCGCCTGAAAAGAACCTCGAAGCCTTCCTCGATTTGAAGAGCGAGGGCACCAAGGTTGTCGTCGGCGATGGCCCGGCTCTGGCCGAGATGCGCCGCCTTTACCCGCATGTGGTGTTCCTCGGCGCGCTGGCGGGCGAAAAGCTGGCCGCTGCCTATCGCAGCGCCGACGCTTTCGTCTTCCCCAGTCGCACTGACACCTTCGGTTTGGTCATCATCGAGGCTCTGGCTTGCGGCCTGCCCGTGGCGGCCTATCCGGTGCCCGGCCCGCTCGACATTCTGGGCGAGCAGGGGCGCGGTGTGGATCATGATTTCCCCGCCACCGTCGCCGCTCTGGACGATGATCTGGAAGTGGCCGTCGCCCGCGCATTGCGGCTCGACCGGCAGGCGGCGGGCATCTTCGCCCGGCGCTACACCTGGCCGCGCGCCACGGATCAGTTCCTGGCGGCTGTCGCTCAGGCCGCGCATGACCACAAGGCACAGGCCGTTCCCGAACTGGTCTGA
- a CDS encoding GNAT family N-acetyltransferase: MTDTAILAPADRLAGETTRILTTRCGLRLEVVPATEHDGPALAQFFAQVSEEDRRFRFLAACSQVSRDQLDLLLHPDHFRTESFLVFEPTYGDLIASALLACDGALDTAEIAVSVREDYRAHGIGWALVDLLAQEAQRRGVRRVISIESRENRAAIELEREKGFTPYPFEGDPTLVILAKTYR; this comes from the coding sequence ATGACTGACACCGCCATCCTCGCCCCTGCTGATCGTCTCGCTGGCGAGACGACTCGCATTCTCACCACGCGCTGCGGCTTGCGGCTGGAGGTGGTGCCCGCCACCGAGCATGACGGCCCGGCGCTGGCGCAATTCTTCGCGCAAGTCAGCGAAGAGGATCGCCGTTTCCGCTTTCTGGCCGCCTGCTCGCAGGTCAGCCGTGATCAGCTCGATCTGCTGCTGCATCCCGACCATTTCCGCACCGAAAGCTTTCTGGTCTTCGAGCCAACCTATGGCGATCTGATCGCCTCGGCGCTGCTGGCCTGCGACGGGGCGCTGGACACTGCCGAGATCGCCGTTTCGGTGCGCGAGGATTACCGGGCGCATGGCATCGGCTGGGCGCTGGTCGATCTGCTGGCGCAGGAGGCGCAACGCCGGGGCGTGCGCCGGGTGATCTCGATCGAAAGCCGCGAGAACCGCGCCGCTATCGAGCTGGAGCGCGAGAAGGGCTTCACCCCCTATCCCTTCGAGGGCGATCCGACGCTGGTGATCCTGGCGAAGACCTATCGGTAA
- a CDS encoding aminotransferase class V-fold PLP-dependent enzyme: MFDRRSMLANSLFAGAASALPAAALAEVPLPGDDLYARNEDAYWATLRKQFLIPAGVVNLNNGTVGSSPRPVLKAIYDSYELTEQMMQPEPEGYPIWGYGPWTEFRAPFAQLMGARVDQMAVLRNATEANNVVAGGFDMKPGDEVLISDEEHGSGEQPWMLRAKRYGIVVKKFNLPKPALTPADILNRINDAITPKTRIIFVSHISTNSGLILPAKEIAALARSKGIISAFDGAHAAGMLKVDLNEIGCDIYTGSMHKWLFATKGTGFLFVRDKGVMERLWPTTVTGGWDAPARDVDRYSQIGSSNIPAMMGLLAAIKLANSIGIERIEKRHRVLADYLHSEMMKRGSKDLTSPDPAMRCAIATVDMAPVQMHELMDWMWANHRIRVRGGAPSRIRLSTPYYLEKADIDRFLDRFDAFRKMKGIA; the protein is encoded by the coding sequence ATGTTCGATCGCCGTTCGATGCTTGCCAACAGCCTGTTTGCCGGGGCTGCCTCGGCTTTGCCCGCCGCCGCCTTGGCCGAGGTGCCGCTGCCGGGGGATGACCTCTATGCCCGCAATGAGGACGCCTATTGGGCCACGCTGCGCAAGCAGTTCCTGATTCCGGCAGGCGTGGTCAATCTCAACAATGGCACGGTGGGATCCTCGCCGCGCCCGGTGTTGAAGGCGATCTATGACTCCTACGAACTGACCGAGCAGATGATGCAGCCCGAGCCCGAGGGCTATCCGATCTGGGGCTATGGCCCATGGACCGAATTCCGCGCCCCCTTCGCGCAACTGATGGGCGCGCGGGTCGATCAGATGGCGGTTTTGCGCAATGCCACAGAGGCGAACAATGTGGTGGCAGGCGGTTTTGACATGAAGCCGGGCGATGAGGTGCTGATCTCCGACGAAGAGCATGGCAGCGGCGAGCAGCCCTGGATGCTGCGCGCCAAGCGCTATGGCATCGTCGTGAAAAAGTTCAATCTGCCCAAGCCCGCGCTGACGCCTGCCGATATTCTCAATCGCATCAATGACGCCATCACGCCCAAGACGCGGATCATCTTCGTCAGCCATATCTCCACCAACAGCGGGCTGATCCTGCCGGCCAAGGAGATCGCTGCGCTGGCGCGCTCCAAGGGGATCATCTCGGCGTTCGACGGGGCGCATGCGGCGGGGATGCTCAAGGTCGATCTCAATGAGATCGGCTGCGATATCTACACCGGATCGATGCATAAATGGCTGTTCGCCACCAAGGGCACGGGCTTTCTCTTCGTGCGCGACAAGGGCGTGATGGAGCGGTTGTGGCCCACCACCGTGACCGGCGGCTGGGATGCTCCGGCGCGCGATGTGGACCGTTATTCGCAGATCGGCTCCTCGAACATTCCGGCGATGATGGGGCTGCTCGCCGCCATCAAGCTGGCCAACTCCATCGGCATCGAGCGCATCGAGAAGCGCCATCGCGTCCTCGCCGATTACCTGCATAGCGAGATGATGAAACGCGGATCGAAGGATCTGACCTCGCCCGATCCCGCCATGCGCTGTGCCATCGCCACGGTGGATATGGCGCCGGTGCAGATGCATGAGCTGATGGACTGGATGTGGGCCAACCATCGCATCCGTGTGCGCGGCGGGGCGCCCAGCCGCATTCGCCTCTCCACGCCCTATTATCTGGAGAAGGCCGATATCGACCGTTTTCTCGACCGTTTCGATGCCTTTCGCAAGATGAAGGGCATCGCCTGA
- a CDS encoding hybrid sensor histidine kinase/response regulator encodes MRVGSAALLAMAWIGLLFLIAALTQRHARRTGGHMKGRRGAYTLALGVYCSSWTIYGAVGSAVRTGWDYLPIYLAPILLLLAAPGFLRRIARAVAEEQAVTLSDFIAARFGHDPVVARLVTLIALAGTVPYMALQFISIGIGFSIVTGEAVMVPTMIIGAALLALFAMLFGARRFELTGRSEGLIYAMGLESLAKLIAMLLMAGLAVSLLVNAAPMQVAKGWAQLHQHFALRDLSADTVVIALLAGLTIFSLPRQFYMGLAEAREVEDLPRARFGFAAYLTLMAASVFPIALAGLSVLPQGTMPDYFVLTLPQQAGHTSIMAVELLGGIGAAAAMVITDATALATMVSNDLVFPSVARAAGGAQATPLAAGALGRRMLLVRRLSIFGVVMLALAWALLVRPQDSLASIGLVAFAAMAQFTPHLAMAATGRRRDPLAARASLSVGLLLWLYTLALPPILPEGWRQALATGPFDPLRLLGLGHASPLVHGVVWSLGLNLLTYAVIAARKVRSAPLPALMRWHDSIADLGQLKDLVASFVGQEKALREFPEPYHGDPIDRRSAQRARQLIGAVVGTSAARSLVASALAGGRMTLGEVTHLLDERGHALGFTRPLLTATFENIDAGIRVVDEDLNLIAWNSRYESFFNYPPGMLQVGTPVEKLIRYNVNRGELGPGNPEEQVARRIAQMKQSGFYEGERYRRDGRVLKIAGGPMPGGGYVTSFTDITGEANARAELRQALAQMESRVSARTEELSQANRQLARATADKTRFLAAASHDLLQPLHAARLFTAALARDVDDHAKLLVGRVDSAITAAEVLLRALLDISKLDAGGVTPSPEPLALQPFLAGLVDGFRPMAEGKGLTLRLAPLAAEGLDVVSDPGLLRSLLQNFLANAVRYTERGGVVIGVRRRRAEDGRAWLRVDVVDTGVGIPADKVDSIFGEFTRLGDVEAEGLGLGLSLSERIARLLDARIEVSSRPGRGSRFSLWLAAGDGAAPVAAPVAVTAGAVAPDLRQRRLRVLVVDDDARTVEASVALLLSMGHRPIGAANGAEALPHAAQVDAVLVDYRLEHGEDGLSVVKRLRAIQPDLPAMLITAESGAWISELAAGMGVEMHAKPIAPEVIEQFLGQVGAVWTLPALDS; translated from the coding sequence ATGCGTGTCGGTTCTGCGGCGCTTTTGGCGATGGCCTGGATCGGCCTGTTGTTTCTGATTGCCGCGCTGACCCAAAGGCATGCGCGGCGCACCGGCGGCCATATGAAGGGCCGGCGCGGCGCCTATACGCTGGCGCTGGGCGTCTATTGCTCCAGCTGGACGATCTATGGCGCGGTGGGCAGCGCGGTGCGCACCGGCTGGGACTATCTGCCGATCTATCTCGCGCCGATCCTGCTGCTGCTGGCCGCGCCCGGCTTCCTGCGCCGCATCGCCCGCGCCGTGGCCGAGGAGCAGGCCGTCACCCTTTCAGACTTTATCGCCGCGCGTTTTGGTCATGATCCGGTGGTGGCGCGGCTGGTCACGCTGATCGCTCTGGCGGGCACGGTGCCCTATATGGCGCTGCAATTCATCTCCATCGGCATCGGCTTTTCCATCGTCACGGGTGAGGCGGTGATGGTGCCGACCATGATCATCGGCGCGGCTCTGCTGGCGCTGTTCGCCATGCTGTTCGGCGCGCGGCGCTTTGAACTCACCGGGCGCTCCGAGGGGCTGATCTATGCCATGGGGCTGGAATCGCTGGCCAAGCTGATCGCCATGCTGCTGATGGCCGGGCTGGCGGTGTCGCTGCTGGTCAACGCGGCCCCCATGCAGGTGGCAAAGGGCTGGGCGCAGTTGCACCAGCATTTCGCCCTGCGTGATCTGTCCGCCGATACGGTGGTGATCGCCCTGCTGGCCGGGCTGACGATCTTCAGCCTGCCCCGCCAGTTCTATATGGGTCTGGCCGAGGCGCGCGAGGTGGAGGATCTGCCCCGCGCCCGCTTCGGCTTTGCCGCCTATCTCACGCTGATGGCCGCCTCGGTCTTCCCGATTGCTTTGGCGGGGCTCAGCGTGCTGCCACAAGGCACCATGCCCGATTATTTCGTGCTGACCCTGCCGCAGCAGGCGGGCCATACCAGCATCATGGCGGTGGAACTGCTGGGCGGCATCGGCGCGGCGGCGGCAATGGTGATCACCGATGCCACAGCCTTGGCCACCATGGTTTCCAACGATCTGGTCTTCCCCAGCGTGGCCCGTGCGGCAGGTGGCGCTCAGGCCACGCCGCTGGCCGCCGGAGCCCTGGGGCGGCGCATGCTGCTGGTGCGGCGCCTGTCGATCTTTGGTGTGGTGATGCTGGCGCTGGCCTGGGCGCTGCTGGTGCGGCCTCAGGATTCGCTGGCCTCCATCGGGCTGGTGGCCTTTGCCGCCATGGCGCAATTCACGCCGCATCTGGCGATGGCCGCCACCGGGCGTCGGCGCGACCCGTTGGCCGCCCGCGCCAGCCTGAGCGTGGGCCTGCTGCTCTGGCTCTACACGCTGGCGCTGCCGCCGATCCTGCCCGAAGGCTGGCGTCAGGCGCTGGCCACCGGGCCATTCGATCCGCTGCGCCTGCTGGGCCTTGGCCATGCCAGCCCGCTGGTGCATGGCGTGGTGTGGAGCCTTGGCCTCAACCTGCTGACCTATGCGGTGATCGCCGCGCGCAAGGTGCGCAGCGCGCCGCTGCCCGCGCTGATGCGCTGGCATGACAGCATTGCCGATCTGGGGCAGCTGAAAGATCTGGTCGCCAGCTTTGTCGGGCAGGAAAAGGCCCTGCGCGAATTCCCCGAGCCCTATCATGGCGACCCCATCGACCGCCGTTCTGCCCAGCGTGCGCGGCAGCTGATCGGCGCGGTGGTGGGCACATCGGCGGCGCGTTCGCTGGTGGCTTCTGCGCTGGCGGGTGGGCGGATGACTTTGGGCGAGGTCACGCATCTGCTCGATGAGCGCGGCCATGCGCTGGGCTTCACCCGTCCGCTGCTGACCGCCACCTTCGAGAACATCGATGCGGGTATCCGGGTGGTCGATGAGGATCTCAACCTCATCGCGTGGAATTCGCGGTATGAGAGCTTCTTCAACTATCCGCCGGGCATGCTGCAGGTCGGCACGCCGGTGGAAAAGCTGATCCGCTACAACGTCAATCGCGGCGAGCTTGGCCCGGGCAATCCGGAGGAGCAGGTCGCCCGCCGCATCGCCCAGATGAAGCAGAGCGGCTTCTATGAGGGCGAGCGCTATCGTCGCGACGGGCGTGTGCTCAAGATCGCGGGTGGGCCGATGCCGGGCGGCGGCTATGTCACCAGCTTCACCGACATCACCGGCGAGGCCAATGCGCGAGCCGAATTGCGTCAGGCGCTGGCCCAGATGGAAAGCCGGGTGAGCGCCCGCACCGAGGAACTCTCGCAGGCCAACCGGCAACTGGCCCGCGCCACGGCGGACAAGACGCGCTTTCTGGCTGCCGCCAGCCATGATCTGTTGCAGCCTTTGCATGCCGCGCGGCTGTTCACGGCGGCCCTGGCGCGCGATGTGGATGATCATGCCAAGCTGCTTGTAGGGCGGGTCGATTCCGCGATCACGGCGGCGGAGGTGCTGCTGCGCGCCCTGCTGGACATCAGCAAGCTGGATGCGGGCGGGGTGACGCCCAGCCCGGAACCCTTGGCGCTGCAACCCTTCCTTGCCGGGCTGGTCGACGGCTTCCGCCCCATGGCCGAGGGCAAGGGGCTGACCTTGCGGCTGGCCCCGCTGGCGGCAGAGGGCCTCGATGTGGTGAGCGATCCGGGCCTGCTGCGTTCGCTGCTCCAGAATTTCCTCGCCAATGCCGTGCGTTACACCGAGCGGGGCGGGGTGGTGATCGGCGTGCGCCGCCGCCGGGCCGAGGATGGCCGGGCGTGGCTGCGCGTCGATGTGGTGGACACCGGCGTGGGCATTCCGGCTGACAAGGTGGACTCGATTTTTGGTGAATTCACCCGGCTGGGCGATGTCGAGGCCGAGGGGCTGGGGCTGGGGCTCTCGCTTTCCGAGCGTATTGCGCGTCTGCTGGATGCGCGGATCGAGGTGTCATCACGGCCCGGGCGGGGCAGTCGTTTCAGCCTGTGGCTGGCGGCGGGAGATGGCGCGGCTCCGGTGGCGGCGCCTGTTGCGGTGACGGCGGGTGCGGTGGCCCCCGATCTGCGTCAGCGCCGGTTGCGCGTGCTGGTGGTGGATGATGATGCCCGCACGGTGGAGGCTAGTGTGGCGTTGCTGCTGAGTATGGGGCACCGCCCCATCGGTGCGGCCAATGGCGCCGAGGCCTTGCCGCATGCCGCGCAGGTGGATGCTGTGCTGGTCGATTACCGGCTGGAGCATGGCGAGGATGGGCTCAGCGTCGTCAAGCGTCTGCGCGCCATTCAGCCTGATCTGCCCGCCATGCTGATTACAGCGGAAAGCGGCGCATGGATCAGCGAGCTGGCGGCGGGCATGGGCGTGGAAATGCATGCCAAGCCCATCGCGCCCGAGGTGATCGAGCAGTTTCTGGGGCAGGTGGGGGCAGTCTGGACCTTGCCCGCTCTCGATTCCTGA
- a CDS encoding HU family DNA-binding protein: MNNSDLADKLAADHGTTKADARKLVDSVFAAIADAAAAGEEISLNGFGKFKVKETAEREGRNPATGAAMTIAAAKKLTFTPAKAVKDKLNG; encoded by the coding sequence ATGAACAACAGTGATCTCGCCGACAAGCTGGCCGCCGACCACGGCACGACCAAGGCCGACGCCCGCAAGCTGGTGGACTCGGTTTTCGCTGCCATTGCCGACGCTGCCGCTGCCGGTGAGGAAATCAGCCTGAACGGCTTCGGCAAGTTCAAGGTCAAGGAAACCGCCGAGCGCGAAGGCCGCAACCCCGCCACGGGCGCTGCCATGACCATCGCGGCTGCCAAGAAGCTGACCTTCACGCCTGCCAAGGCCGTGAAGGACAAGCTGAACGGCTGA